The following proteins are encoded in a genomic region of Drosophila bipectinata strain 14024-0381.07 chromosome XL, DbipHiC1v2, whole genome shotgun sequence:
- the LOC108119360 gene encoding uncharacterized protein, whose amino-acid sequence MDAASESIGFTLTQLEEIIETKGLTRNLRFFNKKKSLFKQVKKLFHRMITGIIYWERDRVHVMMSALLVIALMEEEGVDAERNQQYNLIKRFLVFVNCQSPMSVHLLMERVIEELDSMNLSSDANLLYLSVVLANSSERARPLAVCMLWQLLARRLPGIKITMHRYRELSELAEGIALSRPEMPEEIMLDESADEDLRQEVESDREFRKAKLLVLLEAIENLLRLVLEADNTDLKEFGYPNHFFELERKDAASLYMVCLGLVQKVPDDEDTLHTKLHNVLCNLSEILVKCLDLKTQSSTTTGDTNRPLVINDDQPTTTNNNPDTMDDDKMDTSSGPPSPDTTTDI is encoded by the exons ATGGACGCAGCCTCGGAATCCATTGGCTTCACTTTGACGCAATTGGAGGAAATAATAGAAACTAAGGGCCTCACCAggaatttacgattttttaataaaaagaaatcatTATTTAAG CAAGTGAAGAAACTATTTCATAGAATGATCACCGGAATCATATATTGGGAAAGGGACCGCGTCCATGTCATGATGTCCGCCCTATTGGTAATCGCTCTCATGGAGGAGGAGGGCGTGGATGCTGAACGGAATCaacaatataatttaataaaacgaTTCTTGGTCTTTGTGAACTGCCAGAGTCCAATGAGC GTCCATCTATTGATGGAACGAGTTATAGAGGAACTAGACAGCATGAATCTCAGCAGTGACGCCAATCTTCTCTACCTGTCCGTCGTCCTGGCCAACTCCAGTGAGCGGGCACGCCCTCTGGCCGTCTGCATGCTCTGGCAGCTCCTGGCCCGCCGCCTGCCCGGCATTAAGATCACCATGCATCGCTATCGTGAGCTCTCGGAGCTGGCCGAGGGCATAGCCCTGAGTCGTCCCGAAATGCCGGAGGAGATAATGTTGGATGAGAGTGCCGATGAGGACCTCAGGCAAGAAGTCGAGTCCGATCGGGAGTTCCGAAAGGCCAAGCTCCTGGTCCTACTGGAGGCAATCGAAAATCTGTTGCGCCTCGTCCTGGAGGCGGATAATACGGATCTGAAGGAGTTCGGATATCCGAATCACTTTTTCGAATTGGAGCGCAAGGATGCCGCGTCCCTGTACATGGTGTGTCTGGGACTGGTGCAAAAAGTGCCAGACGATGAGGATACGCTACATACCAAG TTACATAATGTTTTGTGTAACCTTTCGGAAATTTTGGTCAAATGTCTTGACCTTAAAACTCAATCAAGTACAACCACTGGAGATACAAATCGTCCTCTAGTTATAAATGATGATCAACCTACTACTACTAATAATAATCCAGATACTATGGATGATGATAAGATGGATACTTCAAGTGGACCACCATCACCCGACACTACCACCGATATCTAA